A genomic stretch from Oreochromis aureus strain Israel breed Guangdong linkage group 17, ZZ_aureus, whole genome shotgun sequence includes:
- the ppp6r2a gene encoding serine/threonine-protein phosphatase 6 regulatory subunit 2a isoform X1, producing the protein MFWKFDLHTSSHIDQLLDREDVTLRELMEEDDVLQECKAQNRRLLLFLSQDHCMQELVSLITTEPPADLEERSRFKFPNVACELLTSDVSIINDKLGGDESLLEMLYHFLEQDPPLNPLLASFFSKTIGNLIARKTEQVITFLKKKEGFIGLVLKHIDASAMMDLLLRLISCVEPAPLRQDVLHWLNEERLVQRLTELIHAGKDEERQSNASQTLCDIIRLSRDQASQMQENVEADPLLAVLESQESVAGLLKNMFEGERSEASIVNGTQVLLTLLETRRSGLEGLMDLYSQGYERSYTVNSSILNAIEPHLKDFQQLLQDPPKKSAILTTFGLLDQPLGNARLHVARLVAALLQTNAPNICQELCNLATMDLLLDLFFKYSWNNFLHFQVELCVASILNHPSSEERPGLGLQNHEESATASSPQAQEEDATTDGTSDPQTSIHGALVAHLFQKCQLLQRILDAWEENDRIQADGGTRRGNMGHLTRIANMVVQNLEKGPVQTQISDLIRELPEDCRGRWESFVDETLRETNRRNTVELVSTHNMHSSSEDDDMESPFPNDLSLQQAFSDYQIQQMTASFVDQFGFNDEEFSEHDENINATFDRIAEINFNLDADDNSANAAAFEACCKERIRQFDDAEEEEDIWDDKEINYATQAKSRTRFGVSQTSEGSSRSSMENGGRERDRGSESDEDEDSEQNTSDSGPGWTANFRDSGETAASQTSPGWESSAGSAAETQETGWANFTEFQPFSGTETDPRCSSPVETGSSDVDKQAKQNHKKSADVSTSPGPAGEGRKAPLVASDSSSSGGSDSEEDDKNAGAPPTSETASAPGNKTADLKSEECPSLEKLSLSDPPTASEQQPAEDSPVNMQTDRKEETPPPQEVSVNGPV; encoded by the exons ATGTTTTGGAAGTTTGACCTGCACACCTCCTCCCACATTGACCAGCTGCTGGACAGGGAGGACGTGACGCTGAGAGAGCTGATGGAGGAGGATGACGTCCTGCAGGAGTGCAAGGCCCAAAACCGTCGGCTGCTCCTCTTCCTGTCCCAGGACCACTGCATGCAGGAGCTGGTCAGCCTCATCACCACAGAGCCACCTGCTGATCTGGAGGAGCGAAGCCGCTTTAA GTTTCCCAATGTTGCTTGTGAGCTTCTGACCTCAGATGTTTCCATTATAAACGATAAGCTGGGTGGGGATGAGTCTCTCCTCGAGATGCTCTACCACTTCCTGGAACAGGACCCACCTCTCAATCCTCTACTAGCCAGCTTCTTCAGCAAAACCATCGGCAATCTCATTGCCAGGAAAACCGAACAG GTTATtacctttttaaagaaaaaagaaggctTTATTGGTCTGGTGCTGAAACACATTGACGCCTCTGCCATGATGGACCTGCTGCTTCGCCTCATCAGTTGTGTGGAGCCTGCCCCTTTGAGACAGGATGTTCTGCAT TGGTTAAATGAGGAAAGGTTGGTTCAGAGACTCACAGAGCTCATCCATGCTGGCAAAGATGAGGAG AGACAATCAAATGCGTCCCAAACGCTGTGTGACATCATCCGCCTTAGCCGAGATCAGGCCAGTCAGATGCAGGAGAATGTAGAAGCTGACCCACTATTGGCTGTGCTAGAATC GCAGGAGAGCGTGGCAGGGCTTCTCAAGAACATGTTTGAGGGGGAGAGGAGTGAGGCCTCCATCGTTAATGGAACTCAAGTGCTACTTACCTTACTGGAGACCAGGAGGTCTGG GTTGGAAGGGCTGATGGATCTGTATTCTCAGGGTTATGAAAGGTCTTACACTGTCAACAGCAGTATTTTAAATGCCATTGAGCCCCATTTAAAGGACTTCCAGCAGCTTCTTCAGGATCCCCCCAAG AAAAGTGCAATATTGACGACCTTTGGCCTTCTAGATCAGCCACTGGGGAATGCTCGCCTTCATGTGGCCCGGCTGGTGGCTGCCCTGCTCCAGACCAATGCACCCAATATCTGCCAGGAGCTCTGTAACCTTGCCACCATGGACCTGCTACTG GATCTGTTCTTCAAATACTCCTGGAATAACTTTTTGCACTTCCAAGTGGAGCTGTGTGTGGCCTCTATCCTGAACCATCCTTCCTCAGAGGAGCGGCCAGGCCTAGGCCTGCAGAACCATGAAGAGAGCGCCACAGCGTCCAGCCCTCAGGCGCAAGAGGAGGACGCGACAACAGACGGGACGAGCGACCCACAGACCTCCATCCACGGTGCGCTCGTGGCACAT CTCTTCCAGAAGTGTCAATTGCTTCAAAGGATCCTTGATGCCTGGGAGGAGAACGATAGAATACA GGCTGATGGTGGTACCAGGAGAGGCAACATGGGTCACCTGACTAGAATAGCCAACATGGTGGTCCAGAACCTGGAGAAAGGACCAGTACAGACCCAGATCTCTGACCTCATCAGAG agCTGCCAGAAGACTGCAGAGGTCGCTGGGAGAGCTTCGTGGACGAGACCCTGAGAGAAACTAACAGGAGGAATACAGTAGAACTG GTAAGCACTCACAATATGCACTCGTCCAGTGAGGACGATGACATGGAGAGCCCCTTCCCCAACGACCTGTCGCTCCAACAG GCTTTCTCAGACTATCAGATCCAACAGATGACTGCCAGCTTTGTGGATCAGTTTGGCTTCAATGACGAGGAGTTTAGCGAACATGATGAAAATATCAA CGCTACGTTTGACAGAATCGCCGAAATAAACTTCAATCTAGATGCTGATGATAacagt GCCAACGCAGCTGCATTTGAAGCCTGCTGTAAAGAGAGGATACGCCAGTTTGACGatgctgaagaggaggaggatatCTGGGACGACAAGGAGATCAACTATGCAACACAAGCTAAATCCAGAACAAG GTTCGGGGTTTCTCAAACCTCAGAGGGAAGCTCCAGGAGCAGCATGGAAAACGGAGGTCGGGAGCGGGACCGTGGATCTGAATCGGATGAGGACGAAGACTCTGAGCAGAACACGTCAGATTCGG GTCCTGGCTGGACAGCAAATTTCAGGGATTCTGGAGAGACCGCAGCATCCCAAACCTCCCCCGGGTGGGAGAGCTCAGCAGGGAGCGCGGCAGAGACACAGGAGACTGGCTGGGCTAACTTCACTGAGTTCCAGCCTTTCTCTGG TACAGAGACAGATCCCAGGTGCAGCTCTCCTGTGGAAACGGGCAGCAGTGATGTCGATAAACAAGCCAAACAAAACCACAAGAAGAGCG CAGATGTTAGTACCTCCCCTGGTCCAGCAGGAGAAGGGAGAAAGGCTCCACTCGTAGCCTCAGACAGCAGCTCCTCCGGAGGCTCTGACAGCGAGGAGGATGACAAAAATGCTGGTGCTCCTCCCACCTCAGAAACAGCCAGTGCCCCGGGCAACAAGACGGCTGACCTCAAAAG CGAGGAGTGCCCGTCTCTGGAGAAGCTCTCCCTGTCAGATCCTCCTACAGCTTCAGAGCAGCAGCCTGCTGAGGATTCACCTGTAAACATGCAGACTGACAGGAA AGAGGAAACGCCACCGCCCCAGGAAGTGTCGGTCAACGGGCCCGTGTGA
- the ppp6r2a gene encoding serine/threonine-protein phosphatase 6 regulatory subunit 2a isoform X2: protein MFWKFDLHTSSHIDQLLDREDVTLRELMEEDDVLQECKAQNRRLLLFLSQDHCMQELVSLITTEPPADLEERSRFKFPNVACELLTSDVSIINDKLGGDESLLEMLYHFLEQDPPLNPLLASFFSKTIGNLIARKTEQVITFLKKKEGFIGLVLKHIDASAMMDLLLRLISCVEPAPLRQDVLHWLNEERLVQRLTELIHAGKDEERQSNASQTLCDIIRLSRDQASQMQENVEADPLLAVLESQESVAGLLKNMFEGERSEASIVNGTQVLLTLLETRRSGLEGLMDLYSQGYERSYTVNSSILNAIEPHLKDFQQLLQDPPKKSAILTTFGLLDQPLGNARLHVARLVAALLQTNAPNICQELCNLATMDLLLDLFFKYSWNNFLHFQVELCVASILNHPSSEERPGLGLQNHEESATASSPQAQEEDATTDGTSDPQTSIHGALVAHLFQKCQLLQRILDAWEENDRIQADGGTRRGNMGHLTRIANMVVQNLEKGPVQTQISDLIRELPEDCRGRWESFVDETLRETNRRNTVELVSTHNMHSSSEDDDMESPFPNDLSLQQAFSDYQIQQMTASFVDQFGFNDEEFSEHDENINATFDRIAEINFNLDADDNSANAAAFEACCKERIRQFDDAEEEEDIWDDKEINYATQAKSRTRFGVSQTSEGSSRSSMENGGRERDRGSESDEDEDSEQNTSDSGPGWTANFRDSGETAASQTSPGWESSAGSAAETQETGWANFTEFQPFSGTETDPRCSSPVETGSSDVDKQAKQNHKKSDVSTSPGPAGEGRKAPLVASDSSSSGGSDSEEDDKNAGAPPTSETASAPGNKTADLKSEECPSLEKLSLSDPPTASEQQPAEDSPVNMQTDRKEETPPPQEVSVNGPV from the exons ATGTTTTGGAAGTTTGACCTGCACACCTCCTCCCACATTGACCAGCTGCTGGACAGGGAGGACGTGACGCTGAGAGAGCTGATGGAGGAGGATGACGTCCTGCAGGAGTGCAAGGCCCAAAACCGTCGGCTGCTCCTCTTCCTGTCCCAGGACCACTGCATGCAGGAGCTGGTCAGCCTCATCACCACAGAGCCACCTGCTGATCTGGAGGAGCGAAGCCGCTTTAA GTTTCCCAATGTTGCTTGTGAGCTTCTGACCTCAGATGTTTCCATTATAAACGATAAGCTGGGTGGGGATGAGTCTCTCCTCGAGATGCTCTACCACTTCCTGGAACAGGACCCACCTCTCAATCCTCTACTAGCCAGCTTCTTCAGCAAAACCATCGGCAATCTCATTGCCAGGAAAACCGAACAG GTTATtacctttttaaagaaaaaagaaggctTTATTGGTCTGGTGCTGAAACACATTGACGCCTCTGCCATGATGGACCTGCTGCTTCGCCTCATCAGTTGTGTGGAGCCTGCCCCTTTGAGACAGGATGTTCTGCAT TGGTTAAATGAGGAAAGGTTGGTTCAGAGACTCACAGAGCTCATCCATGCTGGCAAAGATGAGGAG AGACAATCAAATGCGTCCCAAACGCTGTGTGACATCATCCGCCTTAGCCGAGATCAGGCCAGTCAGATGCAGGAGAATGTAGAAGCTGACCCACTATTGGCTGTGCTAGAATC GCAGGAGAGCGTGGCAGGGCTTCTCAAGAACATGTTTGAGGGGGAGAGGAGTGAGGCCTCCATCGTTAATGGAACTCAAGTGCTACTTACCTTACTGGAGACCAGGAGGTCTGG GTTGGAAGGGCTGATGGATCTGTATTCTCAGGGTTATGAAAGGTCTTACACTGTCAACAGCAGTATTTTAAATGCCATTGAGCCCCATTTAAAGGACTTCCAGCAGCTTCTTCAGGATCCCCCCAAG AAAAGTGCAATATTGACGACCTTTGGCCTTCTAGATCAGCCACTGGGGAATGCTCGCCTTCATGTGGCCCGGCTGGTGGCTGCCCTGCTCCAGACCAATGCACCCAATATCTGCCAGGAGCTCTGTAACCTTGCCACCATGGACCTGCTACTG GATCTGTTCTTCAAATACTCCTGGAATAACTTTTTGCACTTCCAAGTGGAGCTGTGTGTGGCCTCTATCCTGAACCATCCTTCCTCAGAGGAGCGGCCAGGCCTAGGCCTGCAGAACCATGAAGAGAGCGCCACAGCGTCCAGCCCTCAGGCGCAAGAGGAGGACGCGACAACAGACGGGACGAGCGACCCACAGACCTCCATCCACGGTGCGCTCGTGGCACAT CTCTTCCAGAAGTGTCAATTGCTTCAAAGGATCCTTGATGCCTGGGAGGAGAACGATAGAATACA GGCTGATGGTGGTACCAGGAGAGGCAACATGGGTCACCTGACTAGAATAGCCAACATGGTGGTCCAGAACCTGGAGAAAGGACCAGTACAGACCCAGATCTCTGACCTCATCAGAG agCTGCCAGAAGACTGCAGAGGTCGCTGGGAGAGCTTCGTGGACGAGACCCTGAGAGAAACTAACAGGAGGAATACAGTAGAACTG GTAAGCACTCACAATATGCACTCGTCCAGTGAGGACGATGACATGGAGAGCCCCTTCCCCAACGACCTGTCGCTCCAACAG GCTTTCTCAGACTATCAGATCCAACAGATGACTGCCAGCTTTGTGGATCAGTTTGGCTTCAATGACGAGGAGTTTAGCGAACATGATGAAAATATCAA CGCTACGTTTGACAGAATCGCCGAAATAAACTTCAATCTAGATGCTGATGATAacagt GCCAACGCAGCTGCATTTGAAGCCTGCTGTAAAGAGAGGATACGCCAGTTTGACGatgctgaagaggaggaggatatCTGGGACGACAAGGAGATCAACTATGCAACACAAGCTAAATCCAGAACAAG GTTCGGGGTTTCTCAAACCTCAGAGGGAAGCTCCAGGAGCAGCATGGAAAACGGAGGTCGGGAGCGGGACCGTGGATCTGAATCGGATGAGGACGAAGACTCTGAGCAGAACACGTCAGATTCGG GTCCTGGCTGGACAGCAAATTTCAGGGATTCTGGAGAGACCGCAGCATCCCAAACCTCCCCCGGGTGGGAGAGCTCAGCAGGGAGCGCGGCAGAGACACAGGAGACTGGCTGGGCTAACTTCACTGAGTTCCAGCCTTTCTCTGG TACAGAGACAGATCCCAGGTGCAGCTCTCCTGTGGAAACGGGCAGCAGTGATGTCGATAAACAAGCCAAACAAAACCACAAGAAGAGCG ATGTTAGTACCTCCCCTGGTCCAGCAGGAGAAGGGAGAAAGGCTCCACTCGTAGCCTCAGACAGCAGCTCCTCCGGAGGCTCTGACAGCGAGGAGGATGACAAAAATGCTGGTGCTCCTCCCACCTCAGAAACAGCCAGTGCCCCGGGCAACAAGACGGCTGACCTCAAAAG CGAGGAGTGCCCGTCTCTGGAGAAGCTCTCCCTGTCAGATCCTCCTACAGCTTCAGAGCAGCAGCCTGCTGAGGATTCACCTGTAAACATGCAGACTGACAGGAA AGAGGAAACGCCACCGCCCCAGGAAGTGTCGGTCAACGGGCCCGTGTGA